A genomic region of Pseudoalteromonas rubra contains the following coding sequences:
- a CDS encoding transposase: MPTARKSQVSLVDTRYYHCISRCVRRAFLCGKDPLTGRSYEHRREWAEEKLLLLASIFCIDICAYAVMSNHTHIVLYVDDKKANRLTDKAIVIRWHKLFKGNWLTHKFVENNKLNPSERMMLDDIIDKYRERLSSISWFMRVLNENIARRANKEDGCTGRFWEGRFKSQALLDEAALAACMAYVDLNPIRAKIVNTPETSEFTSIKKRIEHALSGKQPKSLLRFAGNPRQNMPKGLPFELKYYIELVELTGRCIRADKRGHISDAQPILARLQIEPENWLKLTTRFTKVFHGAVGRRHAMTNYYAHLQKRRRANLANCESLLS, encoded by the coding sequence ATGCCAACGGCACGGAAAAGTCAGGTCAGCTTAGTTGACACAAGATACTACCATTGTATCTCTCGCTGTGTCAGGAGAGCATTTCTATGTGGTAAAGACCCATTAACAGGCCGGTCTTATGAGCACCGCCGTGAATGGGCTGAAGAAAAGCTACTCCTGCTAGCAAGCATTTTTTGCATTGATATCTGCGCTTACGCAGTTATGAGTAACCATACACATATTGTTTTGTATGTAGATGATAAAAAAGCCAATCGATTGACCGACAAAGCCATTGTTATTCGTTGGCATAAACTATTCAAGGGAAACTGGCTGACGCACAAGTTCGTTGAAAATAACAAACTTAATCCGTCCGAGCGTATGATGCTCGACGATATTATCGACAAATATCGTGAAAGGCTATCAAGTATCAGCTGGTTTATGCGCGTACTAAACGAAAACATTGCCCGCAGGGCAAACAAAGAAGATGGCTGTACGGGTCGTTTCTGGGAAGGCAGGTTTAAATCCCAGGCGTTACTCGATGAAGCGGCACTGGCCGCCTGTATGGCCTATGTTGACCTGAATCCAATCCGGGCCAAAATAGTCAACACACCTGAAACTTCTGAGTTCACCAGTATCAAAAAACGTATTGAACATGCTCTTAGTGGAAAGCAACCAAAGAGCCTTCTACGCTTTGCTGGCAACCCAAGACAGAATATGCCCAAAGGGCTTCCCTTTGAACTTAAATACTACATTGAACTGGTTGAACTGACAGGTCGATGTATTCGAGCAGACAAACGAGGCCACATCTCCGATGCTCAGCCTATTCTCGCTCGACTGCAAATCGAGCCCGAAAACTGGCTAAAACTCACCACAAGATTTACCAAAGTATTCCACGGTGCTGTCGGCAGGCGTCATGCTATGACTAATTATTATGCCCACCTACAAAAAAGACGGCGCGCCAACCTCGCTAATTGTGAATCCTTATTAAGTTAG
- a CDS encoding serine hydrolase domain-containing protein, which translates to MNRIITQTKSMILVVSLMVVLTSCKSHDATNFESNTKHELIELIDGNVGQVVSISIVDSENTHQYHLGTFSNGDMPNNQTIYEIGSLTKTYTGLVVAKAILEVKVELDKDIRHYLKGKKYKNLELSNQYITLRHLLTHTSGLPGSFAVSREDIEQGRYFEKISKYSRDDYFDDLKKVQLNSTPGEDYLYSNVGTNLAGYILESVYQKPFELLVSEMITSKSGEQGTKFRRTESEVSEVTVGTDGNGNQMPLASAYWFASGGLTSNVESVTRYMQHQLSSEPEVAISHQLLEESWTGHGSAFYWHTTKDDSNELMLYQSGGSMGTSSWLAIYPNKNVGIFIVTNLAEENTQPKLEAISEKVFDYLMAYNKASKSDA; encoded by the coding sequence ATGAACCGAATCATAACCCAAACTAAATCAATGATATTGGTTGTTTCATTAATGGTAGTGTTGACCTCTTGTAAAAGCCATGATGCAACTAATTTTGAATCAAACACTAAACATGAACTCATAGAACTTATTGATGGAAATGTTGGGCAGGTCGTCTCAATTTCGATTGTAGACTCAGAAAATACTCACCAATATCATTTAGGGACGTTTAGTAATGGCGATATGCCTAACAACCAAACAATATACGAAATTGGTTCTTTAACCAAAACTTATACAGGATTAGTTGTTGCTAAGGCCATTCTTGAAGTGAAAGTTGAGCTTGATAAAGACATCCGTCATTACCTTAAAGGTAAAAAATACAAAAACTTAGAGCTGTCTAACCAATATATAACTTTACGACACCTTTTGACCCATACTAGTGGTCTTCCAGGATCTTTTGCTGTTAGTCGTGAAGATATTGAGCAAGGCAGATATTTTGAAAAAATATCAAAATACTCCAGAGATGATTACTTTGATGATCTTAAAAAAGTGCAGCTTAATTCTACACCTGGTGAGGACTATCTGTATTCAAACGTCGGTACTAATTTAGCCGGATATATTCTGGAATCAGTCTACCAAAAACCTTTTGAGTTGCTGGTTTCTGAAATGATCACGAGCAAGTCTGGAGAGCAGGGAACGAAATTTAGACGTACAGAATCCGAGGTAAGTGAAGTGACAGTCGGTACAGATGGAAATGGCAATCAAATGCCTTTGGCTAGTGCTTATTGGTTTGCTAGTGGAGGATTAACTTCAAACGTTGAATCTGTCACACGTTATATGCAACACCAATTATCCTCTGAGCCTGAGGTAGCTATTTCTCATCAACTTTTGGAAGAGAGTTGGACGGGCCATGGCTCGGCATTTTATTGGCACACAACTAAAGATGATTCCAATGAACTGATGCTTTATCAAAGTGGTGGTTCAATGGGCACATCTAGTTGGCTGGCCATTTATCCAAATAAAAATGTTGGTATTTTCATCGTAACAAACTTAGCAGAGGAAAATACTCAACCAAAGTTAGAAGCTATTTCAGAAAAGGTTTTTGACTATTTGATGGCATATAACAAAGCCTCAAAGTCGGATGCTTAA
- a CDS encoding IS5 family transposase, producing the protein MKEKRITSWRDYNKALIARGNIQLWFSQDAIAQWTNTQHHGGKGRANHFSELAIETCLTLRAVFCLSLRAAQGFVSSLISMMKLDLETPTYSCLCKRSAELAVRYRPSSSASAGIDIVVDSTGLKVYGNGEWHARKHGENKRRTWRKLHLAIDANTHQIVGAELSTISVSDPEVLGDLLRPLRRKISSVKADGAYDTRGCYAEVAAKKADAVIPPRCNAQLWEDGHARNSAVILTKHIGSSEWKKCVNYHQRSLAETAMYRYKQLMGDKLVSRGFNQQHTEAMIKVKVLNKMTGLGMPEYQGNS; encoded by the coding sequence TTGAAAGAAAAGCGTATCACCAGCTGGCGCGATTATAACAAAGCCCTTATCGCCAGAGGCAACATCCAACTTTGGTTTTCCCAGGATGCAATTGCGCAGTGGACCAACACACAACATCACGGCGGTAAAGGGCGAGCCAATCATTTCTCTGAGCTGGCGATTGAGACCTGCCTGACTTTGCGGGCTGTATTTTGCTTGTCTCTTCGAGCTGCGCAGGGTTTTGTTTCTTCTCTGATATCAATGATGAAACTTGATTTGGAAACGCCAACTTATAGTTGTTTGTGCAAGCGAAGTGCAGAGCTGGCAGTTCGTTACAGACCAAGCTCCAGTGCATCCGCGGGCATTGATATCGTGGTTGATAGCACTGGCCTGAAGGTGTACGGAAATGGTGAGTGGCATGCAAGAAAACATGGTGAGAATAAACGCCGAACCTGGCGAAAGTTACATCTAGCCATTGATGCAAATACGCACCAAATCGTGGGTGCTGAGTTGTCTACAATCTCCGTAAGCGATCCAGAGGTTCTGGGCGACTTGCTCAGACCATTGCGCAGGAAAATCAGTTCGGTAAAAGCGGATGGTGCTTATGATACTAGAGGCTGTTATGCCGAAGTCGCAGCCAAAAAGGCCGATGCAGTGATCCCACCAAGGTGCAACGCGCAGTTGTGGGAGGATGGACATGCTCGAAACAGCGCGGTCATTTTAACAAAGCATATAGGTAGCAGTGAGTGGAAAAAGTGTGTGAACTACCATCAACGCTCACTGGCGGAAACAGCAATGTACCGTTATAAACAGCTAATGGGTGACAAGCTGGTTAGTCGTGGATTCAATCAGCAGCACACTGAAGCGATGATCAAAGTGAAAGTGCTCAATAAAATGACTGGGCTAGGTATGCCTGAATATCAGGGAAACAGCTGA
- a CDS encoding transposase, producing the protein MGVCFNCFFNCYAEVAAKKADAVIPPRCNAQLWEDGHVRNSAVILTKHIGCSEWKKCVNYHQRSLAETAMYRYKQLMGDKLVSRGFNQQHTEAMIKVKVLNRMAGLGMPEYQVNS; encoded by the coding sequence ATGGGTGTCTGCTTTAATTGTTTCTTTAATTGTTATGCTGAAGTGGCAGCCAAAAAGGCCGACGCAGTGATCCCACCCAGGTGTAACGCGCAGTTGTGGGAGGATGGGCATGTCCGTAACAGCGCAGTCATTTTAACAAAGCATATAGGCTGCAGTGAGTGGAAAAAGTGTGTGAACTACCATCAACGTTCACTGGCGGAAACAGCAATGTACCGATATAAACAGCTTATGGGTGACAAGCTGGTCAGTCGTGGATTCAATCAGCAGCACACTGAAGCGATGATTAAAGTGAAAGTGCTCAATAGAATGGCTGGGCTAGGTATGCCTGAATATCAGGTTAACAGCTAG
- a CDS encoding ATP-binding protein — translation MELTFKQNHISITKFNSIELSDFTVLTGVNGSGKSHLLSAIEKRKCTLRNLEYASIVHFNYENFKLENESAFNAEQIKKETTAAWIFYQQQVKPHTPNWKKQIDENLYPKLKEECKDESKGLWELGKSTLKGYRESIKGLFNNNKMKGNAQAQGILSVVKKLPYSADEIKEDDFSSLYKPYMFKNDFLPMQLGKVIWDYYVKYQQNRFYHYENSENGKNYSVLSESEFVEAHGRKPWDVINEIMDEFDNLEYRVSSPEGSDYFSHYQLKLEHTRNPELKLDFANLSSGERVLMALVASIYKSTSDNHFPDILLLDEVDASLHPSMMKNMLGVIQNIFLKKNIKVILVSHSPSTIALSPEESIFIMNKSGENRIEKRSKKEALSILTEGFATLNDIEPGLSINYNLSKTNLPILFTEGITDKIIIETAWSRLYPSDEMPFFIQDCFDASFLANLFSRGNDGQDGIFTNYNDRPLIALFDFDNEGFNSWNRLSQLSSEVEQDPRKGLRRCNEQLNAHAILLPVPSQEKLENQVIKSGNETFKDKSNLSIELLFYGNPSLSQHFSVEPILGGGELVVFKGKKRDFSAKVGSLDVNSFTAFLPLFEQIQEIVKAHKAN, via the coding sequence ATGGAATTAACATTTAAACAAAACCATATTTCTATTACAAAGTTCAACTCTATCGAACTCTCAGACTTCACTGTTCTAACAGGTGTCAATGGCTCAGGAAAAAGCCATTTGTTGAGTGCCATCGAAAAAAGAAAATGCACTCTTAGGAACCTTGAATATGCAAGCATAGTCCACTTCAACTACGAAAACTTTAAGTTGGAGAATGAATCAGCATTTAATGCGGAGCAGATAAAAAAGGAAACCACTGCGGCGTGGATTTTTTATCAGCAGCAGGTCAAGCCACATACACCAAATTGGAAGAAACAAATAGACGAGAATTTATATCCAAAGCTTAAGGAAGAGTGTAAAGATGAAAGTAAAGGTCTATGGGAGTTGGGAAAAAGTACTCTAAAAGGTTATCGAGAGTCTATCAAAGGTCTTTTTAACAACAACAAAATGAAAGGAAACGCTCAGGCTCAAGGAATTCTATCGGTAGTAAAAAAGCTCCCTTATAGTGCAGATGAAATTAAAGAAGACGACTTTAGTTCTTTATATAAACCTTACATGTTCAAAAATGACTTTTTACCTATGCAACTTGGTAAGGTTATTTGGGATTACTATGTGAAATATCAACAGAATAGATTTTACCATTATGAAAATAGCGAAAATGGTAAAAACTACTCTGTTTTGAGCGAAAGCGAATTTGTTGAAGCGCACGGCAGAAAACCATGGGATGTTATCAATGAAATAATGGATGAATTTGACAATCTTGAATATAGGGTAAGTTCACCTGAAGGATCAGATTACTTTTCTCACTACCAACTTAAACTTGAACATACAAGAAACCCAGAATTGAAATTGGACTTCGCTAACCTTTCATCTGGTGAAAGAGTTCTAATGGCGTTGGTTGCATCAATATATAAATCTACATCCGACAACCACTTTCCTGACATTCTCCTGCTTGACGAGGTAGACGCATCGCTTCACCCGTCAATGATGAAGAATATGCTTGGCGTAATTCAAAACATATTCCTGAAAAAGAATATTAAAGTAATATTGGTATCACATTCTCCATCAACTATTGCTCTATCTCCGGAAGAGTCAATATTCATAATGAATAAATCTGGAGAGAATCGAATAGAAAAGCGTTCCAAAAAAGAAGCATTATCGATACTTACAGAAGGTTTTGCCACGCTTAACGATATCGAGCCAGGACTGAGTATAAATTACAATCTATCCAAGACCAATTTACCGATACTTTTCACTGAAGGTATAACAGACAAAATTATTATCGAAACAGCTTGGAGCAGATTATACCCTTCAGATGAGATGCCATTTTTTATTCAAGACTGTTTTGACGCTTCATTTTTAGCAAATTTATTCAGCCGCGGTAATGATGGCCAGGATGGAATATTTACCAACTACAATGATAGACCCTTGATTGCTCTTTTCGACTTCGATAATGAGGGATTTAACTCATGGAATAGATTGAGCCAACTGTCTAGTGAAGTTGAGCAAGACCCTCGAAAAGGGCTGCGTAGATGCAATGAACAATTGAATGCTCATGCAATACTATTACCTGTTCCCTCTCAAGAAAAGTTAGAAAATCAAGTTATAAAAAGTGGCAATGAAACATTTAAAGATAAATCGAATTTATCTATAGAATTGCTATTTTATGGTAATCCTTCTTTATCCCAACACTTTTCAGTAGAACCAATACTAGGTGGCGGCGAACTGGTGGTGTTTAAAGGGAAAAAGAGAGATTTTTCAGCAAAGGTTGGGTCGCTTGATGTTAATTCATTTACTGCATTTTTGCCCCTGTTTGAACAAATTCAAGAGATAGTGAAAGCACATAAAGCAAATTAA
- a CDS encoding IS5/IS1182 family transposase — MGVFFNCFFNCYAEVAAKKADAVIPPRCNAQLWEDGHVRNSAVILTKHIGCSEWKKCVNYHQRSLAETAMYRYKQLMGDKLVSRGFNQQHTEAMIKVKVLNRMAGLGMPEYQVNS, encoded by the coding sequence ATGGGTGTCTTCTTTAATTGTTTCTTTAATTGTTATGCTGAAGTGGCAGCCAAAAAGGCCGACGCAGTGATCCCACCCAGGTGTAACGCGCAGTTGTGGGAGGATGGGCATGTCCGTAACAGCGCAGTCATTTTAACAAAGCATATAGGCTGCAGTGAGTGGAAAAAGTGTGTGAACTACCATCAACGTTCACTGGCGGAAACAGCAATGTACCGATATAAACAGCTTATGGGTGACAAGCTGGTCAGTCGTGGATTCAATCAGCAGCACACTGAAGCGATGATTAAAGTGAAAGTGCTCAATAGAATGGCTGGGCTAGGTATGCCTGAATATCAGGTTAACAGCTAG
- a CDS encoding ankyrin repeat domain-containing protein, with amino-acid sequence MKNNFMKFKFVLFILSLFLIASCDEILASNLNESDRPSREVSAINTNLINAILNNDRKLFESALNDGANPNTKLETGGSVLSLSSVNLDFYYFKSLLEKGADPNTFNSRSKKNVIFEVLGPYRREHLKILLKYKPTLEVTDGTDSTPLIYAAILSNYESMQLLLRQGADKTSKNRFGYSALDILNDNASRECKESPCSKLRETMLMLRK; translated from the coding sequence ATGAAAAATAATTTCATGAAGTTTAAATTTGTATTGTTTATTTTATCTCTATTCTTGATAGCATCTTGTGACGAGATTTTAGCATCCAATTTAAATGAGTCTGACAGGCCTTCTAGGGAGGTCAGTGCTATAAACACCAATTTGATCAATGCTATTCTAAATAATGATAGGAAACTTTTTGAGTCAGCATTAAATGATGGTGCAAACCCTAATACTAAACTGGAAACAGGAGGGAGTGTGTTGAGTCTCTCTTCTGTGAATTTGGACTTTTACTATTTTAAAAGCCTATTGGAAAAAGGAGCTGACCCAAATACATTTAATAGCCGTTCTAAAAAGAATGTAATCTTTGAAGTGTTGGGGCCGTATAGAAGGGAACATTTAAAGATTCTACTGAAATACAAGCCCACTCTTGAAGTAACTGATGGTACGGATAGCACACCGTTAATTTATGCTGCTATTTTGAGTAATTACGAGTCGATGCAATTACTTTTGCGCCAGGGAGCTGATAAAACAAGTAAGAACCGATTCGGTTACAGCGCTCTTGACATTTTAAATGACAATGCTTCGCGAGAGTGTAAAGAGTCTCCATGTAGTAAGCTACGGGAAACAATGCTTATGCTAAGGAAATAA